A window from Mogibacterium neglectum encodes these proteins:
- the dinB gene encoding DNA polymerase IV: MNSDRRILHCDMNSFYASVELLSRPDIKDKPVAVAGDPDSRHGIILAKNELAKRFGVVTAETLQAARRKCPELITIPPHHDKYREYSNMLNSIYLEYTNLVEPFSVDESWLDVTASEMLLGDAKFIADSIRERVRSELGLTLSVGVSFNKIFAKMGSDYKKPDATTVISRDNFRELIWPMPVSEMFFVGRSTTTKLNNFGIHTISDLAHADQMLLSNAFGVHGVSLYKYANGLDDDPVRAYDNREDIKSVGHGMTFRRNLRGADDVGLAMTELSDKVSTRLRHHEKWARGVKIELTTPEFKRLSRQKRVPSPINSPAAFRNIAFELIKELNYTNKPIRLLTVTAIDLTDSPDGGQITIFSMGASTNENNQNAKDENIAKAMDDIRGKFGKSSIKFAHVIGNDIGIDED; encoded by the coding sequence ATGAATTCAGACAGACGAATACTACATTGCGATATGAACAGCTTCTACGCTTCTGTTGAACTGCTGTCACGCCCTGACATTAAAGATAAGCCAGTTGCAGTCGCCGGTGACCCAGATAGCAGACATGGAATTATCTTGGCTAAGAACGAACTAGCAAAGAGGTTTGGAGTTGTAACGGCAGAGACATTACAAGCAGCCAGACGTAAGTGTCCTGAGCTTATAACCATACCACCTCATCATGACAAGTATCGCGAATACAGCAATATGCTTAACTCTATATACCTTGAGTACACGAACCTTGTCGAACCATTCAGTGTTGATGAATCGTGGCTCGATGTGACAGCTAGTGAAATGCTGCTAGGAGATGCAAAATTTATCGCTGATAGTATCAGAGAACGCGTACGCAGCGAACTCGGACTCACCTTATCTGTCGGCGTGTCTTTTAATAAGATTTTTGCCAAGATGGGAAGTGACTACAAGAAACCGGATGCAACTACCGTCATCTCAAGAGACAATTTCCGAGAACTCATATGGCCTATGCCTGTCTCTGAAATGTTCTTTGTCGGTAGATCTACGACTACTAAACTCAATAATTTTGGAATTCATACGATAAGTGATTTAGCGCATGCTGATCAGATGCTTCTTTCCAACGCCTTTGGTGTTCACGGAGTGAGCCTTTACAAGTATGCAAATGGCCTGGATGATGATCCGGTGCGCGCGTACGACAACCGCGAAGATATAAAATCAGTCGGACACGGAATGACTTTTCGCCGTAATTTAAGAGGTGCCGACGATGTCGGTCTTGCCATGACAGAGTTATCTGACAAAGTGAGTACTAGGCTCAGACACCACGAGAAATGGGCACGCGGTGTCAAGATAGAACTAACTACACCAGAATTCAAACGACTGTCGAGACAGAAACGCGTTCCTAGTCCTATTAATAGTCCGGCTGCATTTAGGAATATTGCTTTTGAATTAATTAAGGAGCTTAATTATACAAACAAACCAATAAGGCTTCTCACGGTAACAGCCATTGACCTTACCGACTCACCTGACGGAGGTCAGATCACTATATTTAGCATGGGCGCTTCTACTAATGAAAATAATCAGAATGCAAAAGACGAAAATATAGCTAAGGCTATGGACGATATTAGAGGTAAATTTGGTAAGTCATCGATAAAGTTCGCACATGTAATCGGCAACGACATCGGAATCGACGAGGATTAG
- a CDS encoding peptide deformylase, with amino-acid sequence MEREILLLGNPQLYEISEDVKKEELEDLRPVFEDMFDCIKGIRRDYGFGRAIAAPQIGIKKRLICILTDKPYVIINPTLEFIGDEMMELMDDCMSFPKLLVRVHRYRHCILRYTDENWEKQEMRMDDDMSELIQHEYDHLDGILATMRAIDNKSFVMKKYANPSLSK; translated from the coding sequence ATGGAAAGAGAAATACTTTTACTGGGAAATCCGCAACTTTATGAAATATCGGAAGATGTAAAGAAAGAAGAACTTGAAGATCTGCGTCCAGTCTTTGAAGATATGTTTGACTGTATAAAAGGGATACGCCGTGACTATGGGTTTGGACGTGCAATCGCTGCCCCGCAGATAGGTATCAAAAAGCGCCTTATTTGCATTCTTACAGACAAACCATATGTGATCATCAATCCAACATTGGAGTTTATAGGGGATGAGATGATGGAACTGATGGATGACTGTATGTCATTCCCGAAGCTGCTGGTACGAGTGCACCGTTATCGCCATTGCATTCTGCGCTATACAGATGAAAACTGGGAGAAGCAGGAGATGCGGATGGACGATGATATGTCTGAACTCATACAACATGAATATGACCATCTGGACGGAATACTGGCAACAATGCGTGCAATTGACAACAAGTCTTTTGTTATGAAGAAATATGCAAATCCCAGTTTGTCGAAGTAA
- a CDS encoding transposon-encoded TnpW family protein, with protein MEELKNKDKNGISTKRNIGKTTYEVVVHFNENAKETMQDKLTRIMLRELRRKSDEKKMILIKKSLTSSNRCVRTVFLR; from the coding sequence ATGGAAGAATTGAAAAATAAAGATAAAAACGGCATTAGCACAAAGAGAAATATTGGAAAGACCACCTATGAGGTTGTTGTCCATTTCAATGAAAATGCGAAAGAAACAATGCAAGATAAGTTGACAAGAATAATGTTGAGGGAGCTTAGGAGAAAATCGGACGAAAAAAAGATGATTTTGATTAAAAAGTCCTTGACAAGTAGCAACAGGTGCGTGCGAACAGTGTTTTTAAGATAA
- a CDS encoding NCS2 family permease has protein sequence MEKFFKLKEHGTTTSTEIIAGITTFLSMVYILAVNPNILSAAGMDGAAVFTATAISAIVATLFMAFFANYPVALASGMGLNAYFAFSVCIPMAKAGINDPWKIALAAVLVEGIVFVLLSLTSFREKLVNEVPANLKYGITAGIGLFIVLVGLKSAGIVIGSGATLVELGQVGSPQFVLAMIGFLCICAMVRKNVPGAVLWGILITWILGIIAEKAGWYHVDPAAGAFSLVPAKIFSIPTAPYFGQFDFTWISQNLINFLVITFSFLFVDLFDTVGTLIGVASKGNLLDENGNLPHARGALLADAFGTIFGAFVGTSTVTSYVESSAGVAAGGRTGLTAVTSAVMFAIALFFSPVFLAIPGFATTPALMYVGLLMVSSIKDIDFNSDIADTAAAFCAITFMPFTYSIANGIMFGMISWVLLKVIGGKAKEISPVMWISFALFALRIGTLIAGVGFH, from the coding sequence ATGGAAAAGTTTTTTAAACTTAAAGAACACGGTACTACCACAAGTACTGAAATTATTGCCGGAATTACCACGTTCCTATCGATGGTATATATTCTGGCAGTAAACCCTAACATCCTATCTGCAGCAGGTATGGATGGTGCGGCCGTATTCACAGCTACTGCGATTTCTGCAATTGTAGCCACCCTATTCATGGCATTCTTCGCTAACTACCCTGTTGCTCTTGCATCTGGAATGGGACTCAATGCATACTTTGCTTTCTCTGTTTGCATCCCAATGGCAAAGGCTGGAATCAACGACCCTTGGAAGATTGCACTCGCTGCAGTTCTTGTAGAAGGTATCGTATTCGTTCTTCTTTCGCTCACAAGCTTCCGTGAAAAGCTAGTAAACGAGGTTCCTGCTAACCTAAAGTACGGAATCACAGCCGGTATCGGTCTATTCATCGTTCTAGTTGGACTAAAGAGTGCGGGTATCGTAATCGGTAGCGGCGCAACTCTTGTTGAGCTTGGTCAGGTTGGATCACCACAGTTCGTACTCGCTATGATCGGTTTCCTTTGCATCTGCGCAATGGTTCGCAAGAACGTTCCTGGTGCAGTTCTATGGGGTATCCTCATAACATGGATTCTCGGAATCATCGCTGAAAAGGCTGGTTGGTATCATGTTGACCCTGCTGCTGGTGCATTTTCACTAGTACCTGCAAAGATATTCAGCATTCCTACTGCTCCATACTTCGGACAGTTCGACTTCACATGGATCTCTCAGAATCTGATTAACTTCCTAGTTATCACATTCTCATTCCTATTTGTTGACCTATTTGATACTGTAGGAACTCTTATCGGTGTTGCTTCCAAAGGGAATCTCCTCGATGAGAACGGAAATCTACCTCACGCAAGAGGAGCTCTTCTTGCTGACGCGTTCGGTACAATATTTGGAGCTTTTGTAGGAACTTCAACAGTTACTTCATACGTTGAGTCAAGTGCCGGTGTAGCTGCTGGTGGTAGAACTGGTCTTACAGCTGTAACATCTGCTGTAATGTTCGCAATCGCACTATTCTTCTCACCTGTATTTCTAGCAATTCCAGGATTTGCTACAACTCCAGCACTTATGTACGTTGGACTATTGATGGTATCATCAATTAAGGACATCGACTTCAACTCAGACATCGCTGATACTGCAGCTGCATTCTGCGCTATCACATTCATGCCTTTCACATATTCCATCGCTAATGGAATCATGTTCGGTATGATTTCATGGGTACTGCTTAAGGTTATCGGTGGAAAGGCAAAGGAAATTTCCCCAGTTATGTGGATTTCTTTCGCCCTCTTCGCACTTAGAATTGGTACTCTGATCGCAGGAGTTGGCTTCCACTAA
- the galE gene encoding UDP-glucose 4-epimerase GalE translates to MSEINNINDKKKVLLTGGAGYIGSHVAVELLESGFDIVIADDFSNSSEESLMGIRKITGRDFPFYNIDICDKLSLYDLFEREQIDVVIHLAGYKAVDEAIKSPLKYYQNNIVATITLLEVMDAHEVRKIILSSSANVYGESNVIPVTEECETGRCVNPYGRTKWVQEEMLKDVFTADNRWNVVLLRYFNPAGAHESGLIGERYSKSPSNIVPSLALAANGDIPYFKVLGANYNTLDGTGVRDYIHISDLSSGHVAAIEKLFGKPEVSIYNLGTGHGYSVFEMLGTFEKISGREITYKIEMARKGDIAELYACCNKISEELGWSAKLGLEDICESAWKWHKNYINSNE, encoded by the coding sequence ATGTCAGAGATTAATAATATAAATGATAAAAAGAAAGTCCTGCTTACTGGTGGAGCTGGTTATATAGGAAGCCATGTTGCGGTGGAGCTGCTTGAATCAGGATTCGATATCGTAATAGCTGATGATTTTAGCAATTCTAGTGAAGAGTCACTCATGGGGATTCGGAAAATTACGGGAAGAGACTTTCCTTTCTATAACATAGATATTTGTGACAAATTATCACTTTATGATCTCTTTGAAAGGGAACAGATAGATGTTGTTATTCATCTAGCCGGATACAAGGCAGTAGATGAGGCGATTAAATCACCGCTCAAATACTATCAAAATAATATTGTAGCTACTATCACACTGCTCGAAGTTATGGATGCACATGAAGTACGTAAAATCATACTCAGTTCATCCGCAAATGTGTACGGAGAATCGAATGTTATACCGGTCACCGAGGAATGCGAGACTGGAAGATGTGTGAATCCTTATGGAAGAACTAAGTGGGTGCAAGAGGAGATGTTGAAGGATGTATTTACAGCCGATAATAGATGGAATGTAGTACTACTTAGATACTTTAATCCAGCGGGTGCACATGAGAGTGGACTTATAGGTGAGAGATATAGCAAGTCGCCAAGCAATATTGTTCCGTCGCTCGCTCTTGCGGCAAATGGAGATATTCCATATTTTAAGGTGCTCGGCGCAAACTATAACACTTTGGACGGAACTGGAGTTAGAGATTATATACATATATCAGATTTGTCTAGCGGTCATGTTGCGGCTATCGAGAAGTTATTTGGAAAACCTGAGGTATCCATATACAATCTAGGAACTGGTCATGGATATAGTGTGTTTGAGATGCTTGGAACCTTTGAAAAGATATCTGGACGAGAAATTACCTATAAGATTGAGATGGCTAGAAAAGGCGATATAGCCGAGCTGTACGCTTGCTGTAATAAAATAAGTGAAGAGCTCGGATGGTCAGCTAAACTTGGTTTAGAAGATATATGCGAATCAGCTTGGAAGTGGCATAAAAATTATATTAATTCAAATGAATAA